One window from the genome of Nicotiana tomentosiformis chromosome 5, ASM39032v3, whole genome shotgun sequence encodes:
- the LOC138892839 gene encoding uncharacterized protein, whose product MPVVVAQAQVGPIMTDEEQKRLEIFGRLRPPSFSGAELEDAHDFLDRCQLILRTTSIQETSRVSFTAFQLSGAAFGWWEAYERNRLVIVAPLSWHKFSVLFLEKFVPHTRREDLRRQFDQLRQDGMSVTQYEMRFSELAHRTIWLVPTEREMIRRFIDGLHYQVPFAMTRESVSGTRFYEVVDIAWRLEMVRSQEHEEREAGGASKTFEDCTTAAEGEEVLCQVIQV is encoded by the exons ATGCCGGTTGTAGtcgctcaggcccaggtgggtcccattatgaccgatgaggagcagaagaggctagagatatttgggaggctcaggcctccatcattcagtggggctgagttagaggatgcccaTGACTTTTTGGATAGGTGCCAGCTGATTCTTCGCACAACGAGTATTCAAGAGACTAGTAGAGTCTCCTTTACTGCATTTCAACTATCAGGGGCTGCCTTCGGATGGTGGGAGGCCTACGAGAGGAACCGTCTAGTCATTgttgcaccactttcatggcataagttctccgttctcttcttggagaagtttgtgccacataCCCGTAGGGAGGatctgcgcaggcagttcgatcAGCTACGTCAGGATGGTATGtctgtgactcagtatgagatgagattttcagagttggctcaccgcacaatttggttggttcccactgagagggagatgattagaaggttcattgatggcctccacTATCAGGTGCCTTTTGctatgactcgggagagtgtaTCTGGTACTAGGTTctacgaggtggttgatattgcttggcggctagagatggtccgtagtcaggagcatgaggagagggag gcAGGAGGAGCGAGcaaaacatttgaggattgtactacagcggctgagggagaagaagttttaTGCCAAGTtatccaagtatga